One genomic window of Desulfobacterales bacterium includes the following:
- a CDS encoding PAS domain-containing protein, which yields MKNLTLRMVFILFILIANTLVFSGYMAYYYLTIKAEMAHELKNSADSISEWLSGALRMPLWVMDKKTTEDIIVSGMNKQVWAVIVTDEFNKSFFGMKRNKDWQLIKNDEVNFKGNFIKAHRDIFDKESKLGKVEVYLTPIFMESQLTRSINSMMLALFILNIIIFSIIYFFVQYVIIRPITATVTCISRLSTGDIPKIVMKPYIGEFNRIIESLNILIETTHETTRISNEIASGNISIDIVGRSENDQQMNALKMMIQKLNAIMTETNGMIQKVSEGKHNVHGDAEAFQGVWRDLITGVNHLMDVRMQAAEKLLESEERLKLVLDGSQLGFWDWKIQTNEVYRNEQWAKMLGYTLQEIKFNVNQWTDLIHPDDRAMALQSIQNHLENRTLMHKIEYRMLCKNGQWKWILDQARIVKRDDKGQPVRMSGTHTDITERILIENELRQTQKLESIGILAGGIAHDFNNMLSIISGNVSYALSKMNQYDDFWEALKDVETGTKQAQKLTQQLLTFAKGGAPIKKEADLQEILKESATFITRGSKARCEFKFQEDLWTVVIDTGQMNQAISNLVINATQAMQEGGLIQIQAENKTLSPNENILLPPGNYVKISVKDNGIGISEKNISKIFDPYFTTKQKGSGLGLATTYSIIKRHNGHISVESKIDKGTTFYIYLPATQNTLVVNDKQEKQVEHRGYGKILLMDDEKMILDMTGRLLNFMGYETVFAMDGKQAMDIYTEAFKSQHPFDLVILDLTVPAGMGGAKTVQELLKIDPYVKAIVSSGYSNDPIMANYQDYGFCGVLAKPFTKAEIEDALKKIFSV from the coding sequence ATGAAAAACTTAACCCTCAGGATGGTATTTATTCTTTTCATACTTATAGCCAATACACTGGTTTTTTCAGGCTATATGGCATATTATTATCTGACGATAAAAGCTGAAATGGCTCACGAACTCAAAAATTCGGCTGATTCTATATCTGAGTGGCTTTCTGGAGCTTTAAGAATGCCTTTATGGGTCATGGATAAAAAAACAACAGAGGATATTATCGTTTCAGGTATGAATAAACAAGTATGGGCTGTAATCGTAACAGATGAATTTAATAAAAGTTTTTTCGGAATGAAACGTAATAAGGACTGGCAACTTATAAAGAATGATGAAGTTAATTTTAAAGGAAACTTTATAAAAGCTCATAGGGACATATTTGACAAAGAGTCCAAACTTGGAAAGGTAGAAGTATATCTTACGCCTATATTCATGGAATCACAATTGACCCGTTCGATAAATTCAATGATGCTGGCTCTTTTTATTTTAAATATAATCATATTTTCAATAATTTATTTCTTTGTGCAATATGTGATTATTCGTCCGATAACGGCGACAGTGACTTGTATCAGCCGTCTATCTACTGGGGATATCCCTAAAATAGTGATGAAGCCATATATCGGAGAATTTAACAGAATAATAGAAAGTTTGAATATTTTAATTGAGACAACTCATGAAACAACTCGCATCAGCAATGAAATTGCCTCTGGAAATATATCAATAGATATTGTAGGGCGTTCTGAAAATGACCAACAGATGAATGCTCTAAAGATGATGATTCAGAAGTTAAATGCCATTATGACTGAGACAAACGGAATGATACAAAAGGTAAGTGAAGGTAAACATAACGTACATGGCGATGCGGAAGCATTTCAGGGAGTATGGCGTGATCTCATTACTGGAGTGAACCACTTAATGGATGTACGCATGCAGGCGGCGGAAAAGCTTCTGGAATCAGAAGAGCGATTGAAATTGGTACTTGATGGCAGTCAATTGGGATTCTGGGATTGGAAAATTCAGACAAATGAAGTATATCGTAATGAACAATGGGCTAAAATGCTTGGATACACGCTTCAAGAGATTAAATTCAACGTTAATCAATGGACTGATCTGATTCATCCCGATGATCGGGCGATGGCTTTGCAATCCATACAGAACCATTTGGAAAATCGGACACTGATGCATAAAATAGAATATCGTATGCTCTGCAAAAACGGACAATGGAAATGGATACTTGACCAAGCAAGGATAGTAAAACGTGATGACAAAGGACAACCAGTTCGTATGAGCGGCACACATACTGACATTACCGAACGGATTTTAATAGAAAATGAACTTCGGCAAACTCAAAAATTGGAATCTATTGGAATATTAGCTGGAGGAATTGCGCACGATTTCAATAATATGTTAAGCATTATTTCAGGAAATGTTTCCTACGCCCTATCCAAAATGAATCAATATGATGACTTTTGGGAAGCATTAAAAGATGTTGAAACCGGAACAAAACAAGCTCAAAAATTGACTCAACAGCTTCTTACCTTTGCCAAAGGTGGCGCGCCCATTAAAAAAGAAGCTGACTTACAAGAGATATTGAAAGAATCTGCTACTTTCATAACCAGGGGTTCTAAAGCTCGTTGTGAATTTAAATTTCAGGAAGATTTATGGACAGTGGTCATTGATACCGGTCAAATGAATCAAGCTATAAGTAATCTCGTTATCAACGCCACACAGGCTATGCAAGAAGGCGGTCTTATCCAAATTCAGGCAGAAAACAAAACTCTTTCTCCTAATGAAAACATTTTATTACCACCTGGTAATTACGTTAAAATAAGTGTGAAAGATAATGGTATTGGAATTTCAGAGAAAAATATTTCAAAAATATTTGATCCATATTTTACAACAAAACAAAAAGGAAGTGGATTAGGTCTTGCTACTACCTATTCCATTATTAAAAGGCATAATGGACACATTTCAGTTGAGTCTAAAATAGATAAAGGAACCACTTTTTATATTTATTTGCCTGCTACACAAAACACTCTTGTTGTTAATGATAAACAAGAGAAACAAGTTGAGCATAGGGGCTATGGTAAAATTCTTTTAATGGATGATGAAAAAATGATACTTGATATGACAGGCCGACTATTAAACTTTATGGGATACGAAACCGTTTTTGCCATGGACGGGAAACAAGCCATGGACATATATACAGAAGCATTTAAATCGCAACATCCGTTTGATTTGGTTATTCTGGACTTAACGGTTCCAGCCGGAATGGGCGGAGCTAAGACGGTTCAGGAATTATTGAAAATTGATCCCTATGTCAAGGCGATTGTCTCTAGTGGATATTCCAATGACCCAATCATGGCGAATTATCAAGATTATGGATTTTGTGGTGTTTTAGCTAAACCCTTTACAAAAGCAGAGATAGAAGACGCATTAAAGAAAATATTTAGTGTTTAA
- a CDS encoding response regulator, producing MKLLNYITIKSRMNIAFGLFILFFIFFSLFNLKELNELGKLTSDLYNHPFTVSNNVLQAKTSIYAIHRSMKDVVLSKSEFEINEAVYAVQTKEKNVYECLDIVKKQILEQEGKRLEEEARHLFVAWKPIRSEVIELALKGKHDEAALITRKKGAEHVELLVEKIMELSSYAGDKAYKFMQDAIQVQVKIKQTIIIIIVFVILIFWAVAYLLMDSILSSVADLKDTMSEITKTGKLTKSEIKGKNEITQMAQDFNHLIESLETQFWLREGLNELNKELSGDLTFHDIVTKSINFVSRYISACSGALFLYNKNNDISELKSSFAFVERKYLANQFKRGEGIVGQVAVEKKPILLKNINREEALGMAGTVSEPPKNIYTVPLLYEDDLLGIIEVASFEDITNNKINFLNDSAQIISTVLYTTRQGQRIRELLKETQQANEELNARSDEVNRANEKLTTLNKELEAQSMELKAQAAELEAQKKELEAKRIQVEEADKLKSEFLSNMSHELRTPLNSILALSQLMITKGTGKNQEKEAEFLKVIERNGRHLLSLINDILDLSKIESGRMELYPTKFTAKKLIDQCMEIILPMIQKKNLGYFVDIKHDLLLYNDDEKIKQIVLNLLSNAVKFTKTGKIDVSVCKFNGNALFSIKDTGIGISPDFIKYIFDEFRQIDGSTARSYEGTGLGLSISQKLAKLMGGEIIAESVEGKGSTFTLKIPIMTSEDNKSSISFEKKNSEIISEKRKILVIDDDKKMCVLVKNYLEDAGYQVTIALGGKEGINLAKNIKPYAILLDILMPNMDGWEVLGKLKSNSQTKDIPVIIVSISHDRSTGMALGASGYIHKPVDKSILLTEIEKISAVYKIYRIAAVDDDPIIRQQIKMLLEEKNYIVETFSNGKEFLISSSTNPPDLIILDLVMPEMDGFEVLEKIKKESSLSGIPVIILTSKDINRNEREFLKKITTRLMSKGEMKNEVFLKHVQDVLDGIETYKGKNINDKPLILVVEDNEIAALQICSALEENNFFVHIAHGGGDALAFVKRTIPDAVILDLMMPNIDGFEVLEKIRSKPETIELPVLVLTAKELTRDDKARLSNNNIQQLIIKGTVDRDQLIDKINELIKRTKYSLPDSETKLMESNPVNKRNASILVVEDNPDNLLTIAAVLEEENYDLLTANNGQDAIVVAKTNQPNLILMDVNLPVLSGLDATLQIKADPNTHSIPVIAITAKAMHGEREKLMSHGFDDYVSKPIDTNELIAKINRWLS from the coding sequence ATGAAATTATTAAATTATATAACTATTAAATCTCGTATGAACATCGCCTTTGGGCTTTTTATTTTGTTTTTTATTTTTTTTAGCTTGTTTAATCTTAAAGAGCTTAACGAATTAGGTAAATTAACTTCAGATCTGTATAATCATCCTTTTACAGTCTCAAATAATGTTCTTCAAGCAAAGACTTCTATTTATGCCATACACAGAAGCATGAAAGATGTGGTGCTTTCAAAATCTGAATTTGAAATAAATGAAGCTGTATATGCTGTGCAAACAAAAGAAAAAAATGTATATGAATGCCTTGATATCGTAAAAAAACAAATATTAGAACAAGAAGGAAAGCGTCTTGAAGAAGAAGCTCGTCATTTATTTGTGGCTTGGAAGCCTATTCGTTCCGAAGTTATTGAACTCGCTTTAAAAGGCAAGCATGATGAAGCAGCCTTAATTACAAGAAAAAAAGGCGCAGAACATGTAGAACTCTTGGTTGAAAAAATAATGGAACTATCATCTTATGCCGGAGACAAAGCTTATAAATTTATGCAAGATGCCATACAAGTTCAGGTGAAAATCAAGCAAACTATAATCATTATTATTGTTTTTGTTATATTGATATTTTGGGCAGTTGCATATTTATTGATGGACAGTATTTTATCATCAGTTGCCGATCTTAAAGATACAATGTCAGAAATAACGAAAACCGGAAAGCTAACTAAATCCGAAATAAAAGGCAAAAATGAGATTACTCAAATGGCTCAAGATTTTAATCATTTAATTGAAAGTTTAGAAACTCAATTTTGGCTAAGGGAAGGGCTAAATGAATTAAATAAAGAGTTAAGCGGCGACCTAACTTTTCATGATATTGTTACGAAGAGTATAAATTTTGTATCCAGATATATTTCGGCATGCTCTGGAGCATTGTTCCTCTATAATAAAAATAATGATATATCTGAATTAAAATCATCTTTTGCTTTTGTGGAAAGAAAATATCTTGCTAATCAATTTAAGCGGGGCGAAGGAATTGTGGGACAAGTCGCTGTTGAAAAAAAACCAATTTTATTAAAAAATATTAATAGGGAAGAAGCTTTAGGTATGGCTGGAACTGTAAGTGAACCTCCAAAAAACATTTACACTGTTCCATTGTTATACGAAGATGACCTACTTGGCATAATTGAAGTAGCTTCATTTGAAGATATTACGAATAATAAAATAAATTTTTTAAACGATAGTGCTCAGATTATTTCTACTGTTTTATATACGACACGTCAGGGTCAACGTATCAGAGAATTATTAAAAGAAACCCAACAAGCTAACGAAGAACTCAATGCTCGTTCAGATGAGGTTAATAGAGCTAATGAAAAACTGACAACATTAAATAAAGAGCTTGAAGCCCAATCAATGGAGCTAAAGGCTCAAGCAGCGGAATTAGAAGCCCAGAAAAAAGAACTTGAAGCAAAACGTATTCAAGTCGAAGAAGCTGACAAATTAAAGTCAGAATTTCTTTCCAACATGAGCCATGAGCTTAGAACTCCTTTAAATAGCATACTCGCTCTATCTCAACTTATGATAACTAAAGGCACTGGAAAAAATCAAGAAAAGGAAGCAGAATTTCTTAAAGTAATAGAGAGAAATGGCCGGCATCTTTTATCTTTAATTAATGATATTTTAGATTTATCAAAAATTGAATCTGGACGCATGGAGCTTTATCCGACTAAATTTACGGCTAAAAAGCTGATTGATCAATGCATGGAAATTATCCTTCCGATGATTCAGAAAAAAAATCTGGGATATTTTGTAGATATTAAGCATGATTTATTACTGTATAATGATGATGAAAAAATAAAACAAATAGTTTTGAATTTACTTTCCAATGCTGTAAAATTTACAAAGACTGGGAAAATAGATGTTTCTGTATGCAAATTCAATGGAAACGCTTTATTTTCTATTAAAGATACTGGTATTGGAATAAGCCCTGATTTTATAAAATATATTTTTGACGAATTTCGTCAAATTGATGGTTCTACAGCAAGATCATATGAAGGAACAGGCCTTGGCCTTTCAATTTCACAAAAATTAGCAAAATTGATGGGCGGAGAAATTATCGCAGAATCTGTTGAAGGCAAAGGAAGTACTTTCACGCTAAAAATTCCGATAATGACTTCTGAAGATAATAAATCGTCTATTTCATTTGAAAAAAAAAATAGTGAAATAATTTCAGAAAAACGAAAGATTCTGGTCATTGATGATGATAAAAAGATGTGCGTGTTAGTGAAAAATTATTTAGAAGATGCTGGTTATCAAGTTACAATAGCTTTAGGAGGCAAAGAAGGTATTAACCTTGCTAAAAATATTAAACCTTATGCTATTTTATTAGATATTCTTATGCCTAATATGGACGGATGGGAAGTATTGGGAAAATTAAAATCAAACAGTCAAACAAAAGACATTCCCGTTATTATTGTATCCATAAGTCATGATAGATCAACTGGCATGGCGCTTGGAGCATCGGGCTATATTCATAAGCCTGTTGATAAGTCCATACTGCTTACAGAAATAGAAAAAATATCAGCTGTGTATAAAATATATCGTATTGCCGCCGTTGATGACGATCCTATTATTCGGCAACAGATTAAAATGTTGCTTGAAGAAAAAAATTATATAGTAGAAACTTTTTCTAATGGTAAAGAATTTTTAATAAGCTCTTCAACTAATCCGCCAGATTTAATAATTTTAGATTTAGTCATGCCTGAAATGGACGGATTTGAAGTTTTAGAGAAAATAAAAAAAGAATCTTCTCTTTCAGGTATTCCAGTCATTATTCTTACATCCAAAGATATTAATCGCAATGAGCGTGAATTCTTAAAGAAAATTACAACAAGATTAATGTCTAAAGGAGAAATGAAGAATGAAGTTTTTTTAAAACATGTGCAGGATGTTTTAGATGGAATTGAAACATATAAAGGCAAAAATATTAATGATAAACCATTAATACTGGTAGTTGAAGATAATGAGATTGCAGCTCTTCAAATTTGCTCGGCTTTAGAAGAAAATAATTTTTTTGTGCATATTGCCCATGGAGGAGGAGATGCATTAGCTTTTGTTAAACGAACAATTCCAGATGCTGTTATTTTGGATTTAATGATGCCTAATATTGATGGTTTTGAAGTTCTTGAAAAAATCCGTTCAAAACCTGAAACTATCGAACTGCCCGTTTTAGTGCTAACAGCTAAAGAATTAACAAGAGATGATAAAGCACGCCTGTCGAACAATAATATTCAACAATTAATCATAAAAGGAACGGTGGACAGGGATCAATTAATTGATAAAATAAATGAATTAATCAAAAGAACAAAATATTCGCTACCTGATTCAGAAACAAAATTAATGGAAAGCAACCCAGTAAATAAAAGAAATGCTTCTATTTTAGTAGTTGAAGATAACCCTGATAACCTATTAACTATTGCAGCGGTATTGGAAGAGGAAAATTATGATTTACTTACCGCAAATAACGGACAAGATGCAATTGTAGTAGCTAAAACTAATCAGCCAAATTTAATTTTAATGGATGTTAATTTGCCAGTTTTAAGCGGTTTAGATGCTACTCTCCAAATAAAGGCCGATCCCAACACACACAGCATTCCGGTAATCGCAATAACAGCTAAAGCTATGCATGGAGAACGAGAAAAACTAATGTCACATGGATTTGACGACTATGTATCTAAACCAATCGATACAAATGAATTAATAGCAAAAATAAATAGATGGCTGTCTTGA
- a CDS encoding transporter substrate-binding domain-containing protein: MKKCFIILAILVIYIIPAFSDDAMKFGFSEEWKPFDWQENEQCQGILVDIANEAIQKRMGISVVCYIYPWERVQHLVRENALDALISNGPLRKEWAEHSNEILIELEWKIYLKASNPKLEQIKKANSLEDLRPFQFVDYIGNGWAKANLVDKNFNIYLVSVPSKVFEVIAKGRGDINIIPAIIGRYYLKELGLKEQIVELPPVIPAIPFHLVIGKKSPFTKILPKFDQVIKQMKEDGSLQAIIDKYTK, from the coding sequence ATGAAAAAATGTTTTATTATATTGGCTATTCTGGTAATTTATATAATTCCTGCATTTTCGGATGATGCGATGAAATTCGGTTTTTCTGAAGAATGGAAGCCTTTTGATTGGCAGGAAAATGAACAGTGCCAAGGAATACTTGTTGATATTGCTAATGAAGCAATACAAAAACGTATGGGTATTTCAGTGGTCTGTTACATATATCCATGGGAAAGAGTCCAGCATTTAGTTAGAGAGAATGCACTTGACGCTCTTATTAGTAACGGTCCATTACGTAAAGAATGGGCAGAACACAGCAATGAAATACTAATAGAACTTGAATGGAAGATATACTTAAAAGCCTCAAACCCCAAACTTGAACAAATAAAAAAAGCAAACTCCCTTGAGGACTTAAGACCTTTTCAGTTTGTTGATTATATCGGAAACGGATGGGCTAAGGCAAATCTTGTGGATAAAAATTTTAATATCTATCTGGTTTCTGTCCCATCTAAGGTATTTGAAGTCATTGCAAAAGGAAGAGGGGATATCAATATTATCCCTGCCATTATAGGACGATACTATCTTAAAGAACTCGGATTGAAGGAACAGATTGTCGAATTACCTCCTGTAATACCAGCAATTCCATTTCACCTTGTTATTGGAAAAAAATCTCCTTTCACAAAGATTCTTCCAAAATTTGATCAAGTTATAAAGCAGATGAAAGAAGACGGATCATTACAAGCAATTATTGATAAATATACTAAATAA
- a CDS encoding protein-glutamate O-methyltransferase CheR, with product MESIINKVLQAIQVSRNIDLWGYHNSLLNEKIQKRIDLLGLKNLAEYLNRLYSDEMESHTLIEEILIKVSNFFRNPIVFEIIGQNILPQIIESKINTGNHEIRVWSAGCASGEEPYSIAILINDLLENNINNFTPFIFATDISDEALKTAASGLFPKKSLMDTKLRIIERYFTKTSTGFKIDPIIQNMVKFSNDDLTSVKRFAPSESIFGTFDLILCRNVLIYFDDKLQDIVLEKLYRALNKGGFLILGDCEFITEKISQNLVKIDNRNRIFQKPL from the coding sequence TTCGTTACTTAATGAAAAAATACAAAAACGAATTGATTTACTTGGTTTAAAAAATTTGGCGGAATATCTAAATAGGCTATATTCGGATGAAATGGAAAGCCATACCTTAATTGAAGAAATCTTGATTAAGGTGAGTAATTTTTTCAGAAATCCGATTGTTTTTGAAATAATAGGGCAAAATATTCTTCCTCAAATAATAGAATCAAAAATCAACACAGGAAATCATGAAATTCGTGTTTGGAGTGCTGGTTGTGCAAGCGGAGAGGAACCTTATTCAATAGCTATTTTAATAAATGATTTGTTGGAAAATAATATAAACAATTTTACTCCTTTTATTTTTGCAACTGATATAAGTGATGAAGCTCTTAAAACAGCGGCTTCAGGCTTATTCCCAAAAAAATCATTAATGGACACTAAGTTAAGAATTATAGAACGTTATTTTACAAAAACCAGTACAGGTTTTAAGATAGACCCAATAATACAAAATATGGTTAAATTTTCTAATGATGATCTTACTTCTGTAAAACGATTTGCGCCTTCTGAAAGCATATTTGGCACTTTTGATTTGATTTTATGCAGAAACGTATTAATTTATTTTGATGATAAACTTCAGGATATTGTATTAGAAAAGCTTTACAGAGCCTTAAATAAAGGAGGCTTCTTAATTTTAGGTGACTGTGAGTTTATTACAGAAAAAATATCCCAAAACTTAGTAAAAATTGATAATCGGAATAGAATTTTTCAAAAGCCTCTATAA
- a CDS encoding response regulator yields the protein MILNNILVVDDRPDNLFVIQEIIDEYLKGCKVFTAESAEKGIETANNNPIDVALIDVQMPVMDGIEMCRRLKSNPKTSIIPVILLTAHGASNSLKTKGFDAGADEFLTKPIDTMELIARIKVMLRIKKTEDILRKERDLLEDRIKERTKELVELNEKLNNEINERKNAEIERIELEKQLYQSQKMEAIGTLAGGIAHDFNNILFPIIGNAEMTMQEVPKDSELYENQQNIIQSAFRAKDLVAQILTFSRKTEEKKQHLNIQPIIKETLKLMRSTIPATIEIKQAITNECLPILANPTQMHQILMNLCTNAYHAMQDKVGVLTVSLNELLLSELDIKPFQGLSPGRYIKLSVSDTGRGIDKEIINRIFEPYFTTKNKEQGSGLGLSVVHGIVASHDGAISVDSEPGRGTIFNVFLPVAENIQDEVENYVDEPNIIGKGHVLIVDDEEMILRILTKMIESLGYQATTSKNGMDALSIFKSNPEQFDLVITDMAMPGMAGLDLAAEMLKIRKNIPIIICTGYNENLNQKTVQLAGIQMILMKPFTKAKLSKIVCEVIKGA from the coding sequence ATGATTTTAAACAATATATTAGTAGTTGATGATAGACCGGACAACTTATTTGTTATTCAGGAAATAATTGATGAATATTTAAAAGGCTGCAAAGTATTTACTGCTGAAAGTGCCGAAAAAGGCATTGAAACAGCAAACAATAATCCAATAGACGTTGCTTTGATAGACGTCCAAATGCCTGTAATGGATGGTATTGAAATGTGCCGCAGGCTTAAATCAAATCCTAAAACAAGCATAATTCCTGTCATACTTTTAACCGCTCACGGTGCATCAAATAGTTTAAAAACAAAAGGATTTGATGCTGGTGCTGATGAATTTCTAACAAAACCAATTGATACTATGGAATTAATCGCCCGAATAAAAGTAATGCTCCGGATAAAAAAAACTGAAGATATTTTAAGAAAAGAACGAGATTTATTAGAAGATCGGATTAAAGAAAGAACAAAGGAATTAGTGGAACTAAATGAAAAGCTGAATAATGAAATAAATGAACGCAAGAATGCTGAAATTGAAAGAATAGAATTAGAAAAACAACTTTACCAATCTCAAAAAATGGAAGCTATTGGCACCCTTGCAGGAGGCATTGCCCATGATTTCAACAATATTCTTTTTCCGATAATTGGTAATGCTGAAATGACGATGCAAGAAGTTCCTAAAGACAGCGAACTTTATGAAAATCAGCAAAATATAATTCAATCTGCCTTTAGAGCCAAAGATCTTGTAGCTCAAATCTTAACATTTAGCCGAAAAACAGAAGAAAAAAAGCAGCATCTGAACATTCAGCCAATAATTAAAGAAACTTTAAAACTCATGCGCTCAACGATTCCAGCTACAATAGAAATTAAACAAGCTATCACAAATGAGTGTCTTCCAATTTTGGCTAATCCTACACAAATGCATCAAATTTTAATGAACCTATGCACAAATGCATATCATGCGATGCAGGACAAAGTTGGAGTGTTAACTGTATCCTTAAATGAACTTTTACTTTCTGAACTTGATATAAAACCGTTTCAAGGATTATCTCCAGGGCGATATATTAAACTTTCTGTATCTGATACAGGACGTGGCATTGATAAGGAAATTATAAACCGCATTTTTGAACCGTATTTTACAACAAAAAATAAAGAGCAGGGAAGTGGGTTAGGCCTTTCAGTTGTTCATGGCATTGTCGCTTCCCATGACGGTGCTATTTCTGTAGATAGCGAACCGGGTAGAGGAACAATTTTCAATGTTTTTTTACCAGTAGCTGAAAATATTCAAGACGAAGTTGAAAATTATGTAGATGAACCAAATATTATAGGAAAAGGCCATGTCTTGATAGTAGATGACGAAGAAATGATATTACGCATATTGACCAAAATGATTGAAAGTCTTGGATATCAAGCAACTACAAGCAAAAATGGTATGGATGCGCTTTCAATATTTAAATCTAACCCTGAACAATTTGATTTAGTAATAACAGACATGGCTATGCCAGGAATGGCTGGGCTTGATTTAGCTGCTGAAATGCTAAAAATTCGTAAAAATATACCAATTATTATTTGTACAGGCTATAATGAAAACCTTAATCAAAAAACAGTGCAATTGGCAGGAATTCAAATGATTTTAATGAAACCTTTTACTAAAGCAAAACTTTCAAAAATCGTATGTGAGGTGATTAAAGGCGCGTAG